In Veillonellales bacterium, the genomic window TCTGTCTTTAGAAGAAGGGTTAACTAAAAAATTCGAGTGTATGCAAGAAGAAAAATATTTTTTTATGTCAGCGTTTTCTTCCTCGGATCTTAATAACTTATTTCATTATGATTACTGCTGCATTTACCAATTTTATAAAGAGGTTGCCATAGCAAAGGGGCCCTTGACGGAAGATATTGTTTTTTTGCTGGAATTTTATTGCCGGAGCTCGATGGATATAACGGCTGACTGGGCAAGAAAAGGCATGAAAACTCCCCCGGCAACCATGGCGCGGCTTCTGGTGGATGCTATGCCGCCGCGTCTGCACGATTACTTAAGTGATTTATCGAACTATAAAGATACGACAGGA contains:
- a CDS encoding TetR-like C-terminal domain-containing protein, with protein sequence LSLEEGLTKKFECMQEEKYFFMSAFSSSDLNNLFHYDYCCIYQFYKEVAIAKGPLTEDIVFLLEFYCRSSMDITADWARKGMKTPPATMARLLVDAMPPRLHDYLSDLSNYKDTTGS